The stretch of DNA CCGTCCAGTCCCTGGGGCAGCGATTCCCTTGGGCGGGGGGCGCCCCGGGGCTCCCTTCCGGGGGCTGTgggccccgccgccgccgccagggGGAGCCATTCGCGGGCGGGGCTGGAAGCGCGGGGGAGGGGCGCCCCCGCGGTTCGGAGGCGCGCGGGAGGCCAACCGCCTGCCCCCGGTTCGCGCGGCGGTTGGGGGAGGGGCGAGGCGGGGGGCCTGTAGCCGGCCCCACGGGGACCAGCTGTGCTGCGCGCGGCTCCCCGAGGCTCTGTTCCCATCTGCCGCCCGGAGCCGGAGAAGGGGGACTGGTAAACAGGGatcccgccacacacacacacacaccccaggcagCGCCATGGCTGGGCGAGGGCCCAGCCGCCGCTGAGGAGCCCGCCGCCTGCCCTGGCCGTGCCGGGGGAAAGCTGCGCTGGGGACCCCCCTCCTGCGGGAGAGCCGGGGCAGGTGTCATTCCCACAGCCCAGGGACCCGTCGGGGTTCGGCTCGTGCTGGGCGAGGGACTgactgggtgggcagctgggatcaTGTGTCGTAGCTTCTGCGTAACCCAGGTGTGGTGGAGTGTCACAGAACTCAGGCGGTTGAGCTCTGCCCCCCACGCCCTCCTCccaggggtgggaagtggggtaATGCCAGCGCCCCATGCCAGTCTGTGACGCTAAGGTAGATTATCAGACTTTGGCTTCTGCCCTGGGTTTAGGCTCCTTTTTTCCGCACCCTGGTGCCAGCCTCCCCACACACCTTTCCCTCCACATTGGTACAACGGCACAAAGGAACCTATTGCAGGTCCCTTCCCGCCCGGAGGGAGAGCGTGGATTCACGTAAAGCTGGCCAGTGTGGAAGAAAGATCTGAAACGCATCTGGGGGAGAAGCACATGAAAGCCAAAAACAATCAAAGCAAAAATTGAGCCTACCCTGATTAAGTTAGCGCTGTTGTCCCTACTTACTGCAGGGTGGAGTAAATCTGATCAAAACATTCATATGTACAGGGAAGGGTGGATTAGTGTCAGGTAGGAGTTGTTACCAATGTGTGAGGTAGCTGTaaatacaaaaaggaaaaagaCTCTTAAGAATGTAGAATAGGTTTTTGTTATAAAAAAATAAGGTAATCAATTCAACTTTGCTTTATGGATTGAAGGTAATTAATCAGGGTAATCAGTTGAACTGATCCTAAATTGCTTTTAATTTTAGTATATGTTTTCAGATATTAGtggaaaagtttatttaaaaataaaacaatttaaaagtcTATTTTGATTTGCAGAAGCTTCCTAAAATGTTGAAAGCTACATAGCTACATCTGAGACACCCGAATGAGATACTTTCAAGAACCATGTAAAAGATGCTGACTGTAAATATTCAGATTTGAAGGAATTAAAACTGGACAGATTATATTCTAACTGGATTTCTGAAAATGAGTGGCACTACTGCTGTCCTCTGTCTCTGTCTTGTCTATGGATTAATGCATCAGATGGAAGCATCTGTCCTGAACTGCATTCCcagaaaaacagtaacatacagcAGTAAGTATTATAAAAACTCATGTGTTAAAGACACATGCATGAAGAGCAGTAGCATTCCCTGCCTGATAGGTATGTAAGAATTGCCAGCTAAATTGACTGAAACAATAATTACTTCATTTTCACTGGTTTCTAGGTGCTAGTATTGTGAACTCCACTCTCTTGCATGCTGTGATATCCTGTCTTTAATTCCTACAAGAGGTTTTCAGCCTTATCTGTCTTCAGAAAGATGACACTTTCAGCAACGCAGTGTCACCTAATACCAAGTTGGGGCATTGATTTTGTGTACAGGGTTAGAGAAAAATTACCACTTAGTGCCTCTCCAATAGCTCTTTTGTAATCCATTTGCATTTCCCCCTCCAAGTGCTGATGCAGCCCAAATCTTGCTTAACTTGTGAGATTTACAAGGTAGAAGACTTTCCCTTTTCATGTGAAGAGTTCTGTGGGATAATGTTGAAGACAACAGAATTTTTAACACCATTGGTCACTCTACCCTAGATTCTTGTATGTGTGTTCTGCTGTGATTTACTAGGACATTAAATCTAGAGGCTGTATACTTTTGGTATATCATTCTAAAACAATGGAAATAAGATATCTGTGtataaatgaaaattatttaacTTCAATCCTGGAAAATGTGTGTGAAATATAAGCCTTTGTCCCATTGCTATTCCTTCTTCAGTCTAGTACTTTTGATTTATGACAATGATATTTCAGCAGGAAACACCTTTTTAAGATAACTTTATAACTTGTATGCTTTTAGATGGAAGTATAAAAACTTTTATGAAACCAGGATCATCCAATTTTTCCACACTCTTGGTGAGTGAAGAGACTGATACATTATTTGTTGGAGCCAGAGATGCTATGTTTGCTCTTGACTTGAATGACATCTCAAGAGAAATTGACAGTGTAAGCCAAACACCTATTTatcttttctatttaaaaaacttCTCTTGCTTAATCACTTAATTTCAGATCTTTAAAGAGAACAAGGCAATATCTTGCAACTGTCATATTAGATAGATATTCATTCATATCATCTGGGGAGTTACAACAGTAAAGTTTTTCAGTCAGGATATTGATCACTGTATCCTAAGAGTTTACAAATTGGGTGTAGTGTTCAATGATGATAATGGACTTTTCCGATCTAGGACAATGTGTACCAAAAGCTAAATCCTTGCTCCTAGGAGTGGCTGTATGGGATTAGAACACTTGAAAGCAGTAGGACTGCTTATGATTGTTCAAGTGAATAAGAATTTGACAGATTGGGATTGGTGTACCTAATGCATATAAATGTGTGTGGTAATGACAATAAAAGTAAGGCCCTTTTTGTATGTTTAGCTCCTTGGTGCTGAACAGTGGTGAGCTTAGTCAGAAAGGAGGTTTCTTGGAATCGTAGTTGATTTACTCTCATCCTAGTAGGATCAGCACCTTAGTTAGTGATAAAGGCATGGGTCATAAAACATCAGGGCTGGGTCTATACTAATGAGTTTTGTCGacgtaactcagggagcatctacacacacaaagcacttTGTAgacaaagtctcgacagaactctgcatttgcctcaacagtattatcccgcAAAGATTTGATGCATAACAATTTCTCGATAAAGTACTGTCGACTGAAACTTAATGTAGACCCGtcttgtcgacagagagggcttcctggttgccaggcagccctctttgcagagctgccattctgctttttggcaccagagggcagtgcattctggcagttctctgtcaacagagcaagttgggtgcagacacaatctgttgacagaggttctgtcaggacttccctgtcaacagtaacttctgtctacagatgcttctagtgtagacatagcccaggactTCTGTTAGCAGCACAGTATGTACCATTTAAAGCCTCTTGGTTCTCAGACTCTAGGCTGCATCTCAACCCACCTATGCCCTCATGTGCAACAAGAACCTAAATGACATGCATCCACTCAGAGTTAGCTTGATCAGTTGCACGGTTCTATATCATACTGCTTTGTGCCTTTAGCCTGTAGTGGTTTTAATTTTTAAGGTGCTGCATTCTCAcaactgccattgacttcaaatgaAGTGGGTTTAATGTTTCTGTAGGTTCCTTTCTCATTAAACCTGTTTTATGATATGACACTTTTAATGCAAATAATTCACAAAAGTAGAAGTGAAAGAACACCAAGATATGAAGTATGTAAACTTGGACTGGCTGTGAAAGGTGTGTCTGCTGATGAGGTAGTTTTGTGTTCTGTGTGGTTTTGGTACTAAAACTTTTTGTAAGGTGTTCCACATGGGTGAACACTACTTGCCTGTGCAAAGCCCAAATAAAAATGAGCAGTTTGCTAACACAGAGCAATTTAAGGATTTGGGTATGGCCACGTAACTGCCTGTGGTTTGTGATGTTCACTACAATAGGCTAATGTAATTGGAAGTTATTAATTTATAAaatgactttctaccatcttgaGTCCCATGTGGCAACCTAAAGACCTTTGGTAAAGACCAAATTCAAGAATTCATTGCCCAACTCAGTCAGGAAGCATGTCTTAAGTGGGGTCTGTATTCTCCTGGAGGCACTTACTCCTGGGCTACCCCCAGATCTAGCCGTCTCTTCTGATACAGTGTCACCACATCAGCGCCTCTGCTAGGGAGATCTCCATGGAGGTGGCGGCTGGATTTGCTCCttccagcaaaaccaaaatgtagATTTATTTTGGCTTTAATTTTACATTCAGAAATTTAGACCAAAACACACACTGTGCTAAATCAggcatatttttttaatttcaggagGACTGGTTCGCAACAAGGGATAGACAGTTGGAATGCATACGCAGAGGAAAGGACAAAgtaagtaaagtgtttattttcaCTAGTTATTAAATAAGTTACCATATTgaatagctttttaaaataataaatattgcaGAATCTGGTTCTGAAACTTCTATTCCTTTACAGTAACTACACTTCTGACACATCCCACACTGCATTAGGTATTGCATTTTTTTCAGACAGTAGTCTGTTTGGCACTACTCTGTATCTACACAGAGTTCTATATATTTAAGCCATGATCCTGCAAAGCACTTTAGCATTTGGGGAGTAACACTCAAATCATTTaggactactcacatgcttaaaggtGAACATGCTATTAAAGTGCTTTTCTGGGCCTGTGCTTTGTGCAACTATATACATGACCACCAACATCTGTAAACGTATTGTTAAGATCCAATACTGTAAATTGTTAAGCGTTAAGATCTGTGTTACTCTTTGATTTATCTTCTGAGCTTGAGCGCAGTGTATTTGGACACATTCTCTGTGTTTTTAGGTCTTTTTCTGTTGGCATCTAGAAGCCTTTGTGCGCTTGGCCCTTATTATGAAAATTTACTATTATTTTGGGTTTCAGGTAGATTGCCGAAACTACATCCTCCTTCTTCATAAAATAAATGACACTCACTTATATGTTTGTGGAACCAATGCTTTTTACCCAACTTGTGATTACATGGTGAGCATTTTATATACTTAAACAAACCTTTTACTGCGTGTGCATAAAATTGTTTGACTATTATGGGACATCTTTAAGGACCTTTCCAAGGAATGTTCCTTTTGGAAATTagtattaattattttattgtacttctttttaattcaaaaataaattatttttaattaatttaatgaaACAAATTTAGCACTGGCATTGTGTTTTCATTATGACTTCTGTATTCCCGATCTTTTGCTAGAAAGTTCTATTCATGGAAGCTGTCATTTTCATTTCTTATGTTATTGCATTATCTCTGTGCATATATTTATGCATGTTTTTCATGTTTGCTTACTGAATGTATATTTCAGTCTTCtttgttcttttctttgtttatctaatcttgttttgctttgaaaaagttttgtttaaaaataatagttAAAACGGGGTTAAATTTCATTTGAGTACCATGAACATAGttgatttatatatatatatatatatatatataataattaCTTAATGCTCGCTCTAGGCTGCAAATTGGATGAATTCACCAAATACACCTATAAAAGCTTAACTTTTTATATGAACTGACTTTTCCACATACCAAGTAACTTGTAAAGACTGAGAGCTTTGCTGTGGTAGCACACGTACAAGATTTTAATTTTGCTTATCAGTGTTTAGGGAGTTTGCCTAGAAGAGTAtgcattctaaaaaaaaaatacatttttcaaaccCAAATATATTTAACTGGTGTTTTAGCCACCACTTAGTCTCTGCAGATTAAAACAGCTACTCTGATCAGTATTTTGCCAGTAGCCAATTAATTTAAAGAGACATTTTCATTGTagttaattaaaaacaaagaccAGAAAAAATAGACTGACTACATGTCTGTTTGTTTATACAAATTTTCACATTCCGTATTCACACCGTGAttattctcttttaaaataaattattaaggctatgtctacactacagggatctttcaaaagaagtccttctggaagatctcttccgaaagaacttttgaaagagtgtgtccatgcacaaaaaagcagatcaaaagagtgatctgctcttttgaaaaagagcatccacacagcccctgctctttcgaaaaaatgggccagggattgaaaaaaaaaatcaggcaccatgaggactgctgtttcgcAAAAAAGGATccgcggagcatctacgcacattttctttcaaaagaaggcactctgaCTGAAACGGgggtggaagagcgctttcaaaaggaacgctgtgttctttcagtttcattttgaaagaatgctttttgtgcatagatgctccactggatatttcggaagtgtccccttctttcaaaaaatatttcaaaagaacttgctagtgtagacacagcctaacagttaTATTTTATAGGATGTTCATCTTGCTTTCAGCTTGATAGAATGATTGTTTGCAACAGGTCATCAACCGTACAGATATTCATCTGCAAAGGAAATCTGAAGAAAGCAGAGGACGGTGTCCTTTTGAACCAACTCTAAAATATGCTTCTCTGTTAGTTGGTATGTTTTGGCAAGTCCGCATAAGCCGAAATAATTTTTCAAATCTAATCACAACCATCTACTACTCCAGTCCTAATTTGAAGTCTGAGCATGTTCCTGAAGTGTTAACCTCTGATTTGCTGTTTAAAAATTGGAAGACAACACACATCAAGTATACGAAAAATTAAATGGAGCAGATTTTAATTCATTAACACATGCCTCTACTTTTTGGCCTTTGCTAGCTCATTGATAGGGAGTTTTTTCAGAAAGATTCATTGCTAATGATTGTCTTAGTATGATTCTTGCAACTGTACCTGATATACTTGAATCTAGCTGCTTACTCTTGAATTTCTTAGGTTTCAGGTGTGTTTGAAGGTCACACAGGCACTATGAAATCTTCAAATGTAATTACTAGACAGCCACATGGGAAAGGTTTTCTTCCTTGTGCAAAAAATACCCTTGAAACCTTATTCAATGTCCCTTAGCAACATTTGAGATTACCAGAGTGGTCATCTGGCTCACTTCTCTGAGAGTCTACCTAACAATTGTTGGATTTCAAACATCCATTGAATGTTTTGTCCTTTGCCTATTAAACCATGTTCTTCAAGTATTCTTCTGTTTATCCTTGGATCTTGCTGGAACTTAAAATTCATGTTACATCTTCTCCATGTCAACTCACTTTGGACCTATGTACAACTCCAGAGTGAAATCTGGTTTTAAGAGACGGCTCAAGGGAATGACATAAACAGTTGCTTAAAAGAGAGAGCCAtcatagaaaaaaacaaaattatattcAGTAGGTTTTTAGCATACTTGTccgttttttaaagaaaacaagctGCCTAACAGGACTGGTGCCAGGCATTTTAAATGGTGATGAGGATCAATATAGAGCTTACACAGCAATATTCTTCACATGTTCCTTTTAACACATCTTAAGGTCCACCCTCGGGACCCACAGATACTCTGAACAATGTCAGTGTATAAAAGTTTAACATTCAGACATCTTCAGTTGCAAGCATCTTGTAACTTTCAGTTAGTTGTGCCTTGATTCGTTTTGAACAGACATCTACAAAGCCAACTAAATAAAATACATTCCTGTCCCAACAATCTTATGGACCCAATTCTGCATGGTGCTGCATGGATTCAACTCCTAATCAATGCTGTAGGAGGTGAAGATAGTCAGCAcctggccaggccagcagcctaGACTTTTCAGCAGATAAAATCATACCTATTCCTGATCCTCAAGTTACACTTGCTATGAACATTTACACGTGATAAATACTTATAACTTAGGATTGTTCCTTtacagtgtaaaaaaaaaaaaaaagtgttttatgcacttttctttctttaaatgctTCACAGATGGTGCATTTTATTCAGCCACATCAAACAACTTCTTGGGCACTGAGCCTATTATACTTCGCAGTTTGAGAAACCATTTAAGGACAGAGTTTAAAGCATCCTGGCTAAATGGTAAGATGTTTTTATACACGTTAGCCCCGGGAGGGCAAATATTCCATCTTGTGTGACTTAAGAACTGCAACCATTTTTCTTCCCAGTATAGAGTTCTGAAAGTCTATTGTGGGGTACTCTCCCTTGCAATATATAAACAGTGACATGCAATTCAAATCTTTTGCTTTTAATACAGCTGTCATTTTAAGATGCCTGCTGAAAAGTGATATAGTTTATGACTCTCAGGTGCATAGGAGCAAAATGTTAGGTAATAATTATTTTCTGTGTTTGTCAGTAGTGGTTTAAAATTCGGTTGTGTTTTAGTTGAttataaaacttttaaaaatgttagcaCCTGTCACATTTGTTGGTTGCTGAAGAAAGGGACTGCAGCATACCCTGACTTGAAGTGGTGTATTTACGTACAAGTTTTGCAGTTtgattcagtggctctcagcacttcCCCAATATAAATTGTTCCAACATCCCAGTTTAGCAAaatagattgtgtgtgtgtgtgtatttcaaatGTAATTAATATTCATACATAGTGACAAGTGCCTCATcctgtgaatagtaacagagagggagccgtgctagtctatgggaattttctgactcactataggggctcgtttgcgtacttggcttaatctaattcttgacctcccccacttctatccctctactctct from Carettochelys insculpta isolate YL-2023 chromosome 27, ASM3395843v1, whole genome shotgun sequence encodes:
- the LOC142002336 gene encoding semaphorin-4E-like isoform X5 gives rise to the protein MSGTTAVLCLCLVYGLMHQMEASVLNCIPRKTVTYSNGSIKTFMKPGSSNFSTLLVSEETDTLFVGARDAMFALDLNDISREIDSEDWFATRDRQLECIRRGKDKVDCRNYILLLHKINDTHLYVCGTNAFYPTCDYMVINRTDIHLQRKSEESRGRCPFEPTLKYASLLVDGAFYSATSNNFLGTEPIILRSLRNHLRTEFKASWLNEPSFVYMDIVQESESNPDGDDDKIYMFFTETAVEFEFYDKLLVSRIARVCKGDLGGKRTLQKRWTSFLKSSLLCSVPESNFQFNIVQDVFLLRKADWQESIFYGIFTQQWGRLDISAVCAFSMKTVQEVFTKGNYKGPVTVENSQIKWVVFRGEVPLPRPDNGYLHKALNCDGEMFIVEEIQLFQSPEPVQSLKLSSRKGFNSEY